A portion of the Nitratidesulfovibrio termitidis HI1 genome contains these proteins:
- the clpB gene encoding ATP-dependent chaperone ClpB, with protein MDINKFTEKSQQAIAEAQSTAVRLGHQQVDVEHAALALVRQEQGLVPRLLERAGYKPDAFAAALEAALQKRPAVSGPGAAQGQIYVTQRLNQALVRAQDFAKRLKDEYVSVEHLICAFLEEPASTEMGRVAREFGLTQDKLLAVLEDVRGAQRVTSPNPEDTYEALQKYGRDLVEEARKGKLDPVIGRDAEIRRVVRILSRRTKNNPVLIGEAGVGKTAIVEGLAHRILKGDVPEGLKNRSLFALDMGALIAGAKYRGEFEERLKAVLKEVEKAEGRIVMFIDELHTIVGAGKSDGAMDAGNLLKPMLARGELHCIGATTLDEYRKYIEKDPALERRFQPVVVDEPTVEDTISILRGLRERFEVHHGVRISDSAIVEAVTLSHRYITDRQLPDKAIDLIDEAAALIRTEIDSLPAELDEVNRKVMQLEIEREALRRETDAASRERLEKLENELADLRASQATLLAQWEREKGSIDAVRSIKEEIERTRLAIDEAERNYDLNRAAELKYSKLLELERKLGDAERGDDENRLLKEEVRPDDVAEIVARWTGIPVTRLLESEREKLLRLGDVLHERVVGQDEAVQAVAEAVLRARAGLSDPGRPIGSFIFLGPTGVGKTELCKTLAESLFDSEDNIVRIDMSEYMEKHAVARLIGAPPGYVGYDEGGQLTEAVRRKPYSVVLFDEIEKAHADVFNVLLQILDDGRLTDSHGRTVDFKNTIIIMTSNIGSSHLLDGITDEGEFRSGVRDKVMDEMRRHFRPEFLNRVDEIVMFRPLLPEQIGRIVELLLGRLRARLAERKITVDLSDAARDFIAESAYDPVYGARPLRRYLQTNVETPLARRLIAGDLKDGQHVTIGVRLDKLTFE; from the coding sequence TACGTTACCCAGCGCCTGAACCAGGCCCTGGTGCGCGCGCAGGACTTCGCCAAGCGGCTCAAGGACGAGTACGTCAGCGTCGAGCACCTGATCTGCGCCTTTCTGGAAGAACCCGCCTCCACCGAGATGGGCCGGGTGGCCCGCGAATTCGGGCTGACGCAGGACAAACTGCTGGCCGTGCTGGAAGACGTGCGCGGCGCGCAGCGCGTTACCTCGCCCAATCCGGAGGACACCTACGAGGCGCTCCAGAAGTACGGGCGCGACCTGGTGGAAGAGGCCCGCAAGGGCAAGCTGGACCCGGTCATCGGGCGCGATGCGGAAATCCGCCGCGTGGTGCGCATCCTGTCGCGGCGCACCAAGAACAACCCCGTGCTCATCGGCGAGGCGGGCGTGGGCAAGACGGCCATCGTCGAGGGCCTGGCCCACCGCATCCTGAAGGGCGACGTACCGGAAGGCCTGAAGAACCGCAGCCTGTTTGCGCTGGACATGGGCGCGCTTATCGCCGGGGCCAAGTACCGGGGCGAGTTCGAGGAACGGCTGAAGGCCGTGCTGAAGGAAGTGGAAAAGGCCGAGGGCCGCATCGTCATGTTCATCGACGAACTGCACACCATCGTGGGTGCGGGCAAGTCCGACGGAGCCATGGACGCCGGCAACCTGCTCAAACCCATGCTGGCGCGCGGCGAATTGCACTGCATCGGCGCGACCACGCTGGACGAGTACCGCAAGTACATCGAAAAGGATCCGGCGCTGGAACGCCGCTTCCAGCCCGTAGTGGTGGACGAGCCCACGGTGGAGGACACCATCTCCATCCTGCGCGGCCTGCGCGAACGGTTCGAGGTGCACCACGGCGTGCGCATCAGCGATTCGGCCATCGTGGAGGCGGTGACCCTGTCACACCGCTACATCACCGACCGCCAGTTGCCGGACAAGGCCATCGACCTCATCGACGAGGCGGCGGCGCTTATCCGTACTGAAATCGACTCGCTGCCCGCCGAACTGGACGAGGTGAACCGCAAGGTCATGCAACTCGAGATCGAGCGCGAGGCCCTGCGCCGCGAGACGGACGCCGCCTCGCGCGAGCGGCTGGAAAAGCTGGAGAACGAACTGGCCGACCTGCGCGCCAGCCAGGCCACCCTGCTGGCCCAGTGGGAGCGCGAAAAGGGCTCCATCGACGCCGTGCGCTCCATCAAGGAAGAAATCGAACGCACCCGCCTTGCCATCGACGAGGCGGAACGCAACTACGACCTCAACCGCGCGGCGGAACTGAAATATTCCAAGCTGCTGGAGCTTGAGCGCAAGCTGGGCGACGCCGAACGCGGCGACGATGAGAACCGCCTGCTGAAGGAAGAGGTGCGCCCTGACGACGTGGCCGAGATCGTGGCCCGCTGGACAGGCATTCCCGTTACCCGGCTGCTGGAATCGGAGCGCGAGAAGCTGCTGCGTCTGGGCGACGTGCTGCACGAGCGCGTGGTGGGTCAGGACGAGGCCGTGCAGGCCGTGGCCGAGGCCGTGCTGCGCGCACGGGCCGGGCTGTCCGACCCCGGGCGGCCCATCGGGTCGTTCATCTTCCTTGGCCCCACGGGCGTGGGCAAGACCGAGCTGTGCAAGACGCTGGCGGAATCGCTGTTCGACAGCGAGGACAACATCGTGCGCATCGACATGAGCGAATACATGGAGAAGCACGCGGTGGCCCGGCTTATCGGGGCGCCCCCCGGCTACGTGGGCTATGACGAGGGCGGTCAGCTGACCGAGGCGGTGCGCCGCAAGCCGTACAGCGTGGTGCTGTTCGACGAGATTGAAAAGGCCCACGCCGACGTGTTCAACGTGCTGCTGCAAATTCTGGACGACGGGCGGCTTACCGACAGCCATGGCCGTACCGTGGACTTCAAGAACACCATCATCATCATGACGTCCAACATCGGGTCGTCGCACCTGCTGGACGGCATCACCGACGAGGGCGAGTTCCGCTCCGGCGTGCGCGACAAGGTGATGGACGAGATGCGCCGCCACTTCCGGCCGGAATTCCTGAACCGGGTGGACGAGATCGTCATGTTCCGCCCGTTGCTGCCCGAGCAGATCGGGCGCATCGTGGAACTGCTGCTGGGCAGGCTGCGGGCGCGCCTGGCCGAACGCAAGATCACCGTGGACCTTTCCGACGCGGCGCGCGACTTCATCGCGGAATCCGCCTACGACCCGGTGTACGGCGCGCGGCCCCTGCGGCGCTACCTGCAGACCAACGTGGAAACCCCGCTGGCCCGCCGCCTGATCGCAGGCGACCTCAAGGACGGGCAGCACGTGACCATCGGGGTCAGGCTGGACAAGCTGACGTTTGAATAA